One Salinimonas marina DNA segment encodes these proteins:
- the yrfG gene encoding GMP/IMP nucleotidase, with protein MPFLPWSQIDTVLLDMDGTLLDLHFDSFFWKEHLVQKVALANKQTVAQAKARLSQYYQQVSGQLQWYCLDYWAAKLNIDIMAAKHEIAHLISMRDDTIPFLNALKQSGREVVLLTNAHPDNLALKVERTQLDTHLDTLISTHEFGVSKESQQLWQKVQQRLQFDPARTLFVDDSLPILAAARQFGIAHLLAVANPDSQVPARTITEFPATSDYRELLVDIVPRAVPTKV; from the coding sequence TTGCCATTTCTGCCCTGGAGCCAAATCGACACCGTTTTGCTGGATATGGACGGGACCCTGTTGGATCTGCATTTCGACTCATTTTTCTGGAAAGAACATCTGGTCCAGAAAGTCGCGCTTGCCAACAAACAAACGGTGGCGCAAGCAAAAGCCCGCCTGAGCCAATATTACCAGCAGGTCAGCGGCCAGCTACAATGGTATTGTCTGGACTACTGGGCCGCCAAACTCAATATAGATATTATGGCGGCAAAACACGAAATTGCGCATTTAATCAGTATGCGCGATGACACCATTCCGTTTTTAAACGCACTTAAGCAAAGCGGCCGCGAGGTGGTGCTGTTAACCAATGCCCACCCCGATAACCTGGCGCTGAAAGTAGAGCGAACCCAGTTGGATACGCATCTTGATACGCTGATATCGACCCATGAGTTTGGTGTCTCTAAAGAATCTCAGCAATTATGGCAAAAAGTTCAGCAGCGACTGCAGTTTGACCCCGCCCGGACGCTGTTTGTGGATGACAGTTTGCCGATACTTGCTGCCGCCCGCCAGTTCGGTATTGCTCATCTTCTAGCGGTGGCAAATCCAGATAGCCAAGTACCAGCCCGCACCATTACTGAATTTCCGGCCACCAGCGATTATCGTGAGCTGCTGGTGGATATTGTGCCCAGAGCAGTACCCACCAAGGTTTGA
- the nudE gene encoding ADP compounds hydrolase NudE: MSKIDPDKVLPRIHHREIVAQSNLFKVERVDLEFSNGATRQFERMAGSHRGAVMIVPMLDHDTFILVREYAAGNHSYQLGFPKGLIDPGEDAIEAGNRELMEEAGYGAHELQEIHTVNMAPNFFNSEMRIVVARDLYEKSLEGDEPEPLEVVTWKFSDLDALLERPDFIEARCIAALFLAKKWLKEQ, from the coding sequence ATGAGTAAAATTGATCCCGACAAAGTGCTGCCACGCATTCATCATCGCGAAATTGTGGCGCAAAGTAATCTGTTTAAGGTTGAGCGTGTTGACCTGGAGTTTTCCAATGGCGCCACCCGCCAGTTCGAACGCATGGCCGGCTCTCATCGCGGCGCGGTAATGATTGTGCCAATGCTCGACCATGACACCTTTATTCTGGTGCGTGAGTACGCGGCGGGAAACCATTCTTACCAGTTGGGATTTCCAAAAGGGCTGATCGATCCTGGTGAGGATGCTATCGAAGCCGGCAATCGTGAACTGATGGAAGAAGCCGGTTACGGAGCCCATGAGTTACAGGAAATTCACACGGTCAATATGGCTCCCAATTTTTTCAATTCTGAAATGCGCATTGTGGTGGCCCGGGATTTGTATGAAAAATCGTTAGAAGGCGACGAACCCGAACCGCTGGAAGTGGTCACCTGGAAGTTCAGCGACCTCGATGCACTACTTGAACGCCCCGACTTTATTGAAGCCCGTTGCATCGCCGCGCTGTTTTTAGCAAAAAAATGGCTTAAGGAGCAATAA
- the cysQ gene encoding 3'(2'),5'-bisphosphate nucleotidase CysQ, with protein MPDYTLQTLLDLAKSAAVEAGREVLNIYDSGDFSAYQKQDDSPVTSADYKANDIITQRLEEATPDIPILSEENMHASLAERKQWSRYWLIDPIDGTQEFIARSGDFAINIALIENNEPIIGVIYWPPGQTLYFASKDQGAFKASPEKECQIRVRELDDPGSSVVKIAISRRQSRDKILSKLTRERTYQTLPLGSCSLKSCFIAEGKADVFMRIGITGEWDTGASQCIIEEAGGRILAANFEPLTYNQRHSLENPDFVVMGDQRVPWQEIVQYTKEK; from the coding sequence ATGCCCGACTATACCCTGCAGACATTGTTGGATTTGGCTAAATCCGCGGCGGTGGAAGCCGGTCGCGAAGTGCTGAATATTTATGACTCAGGCGATTTTAGCGCGTATCAAAAACAGGATGATTCTCCGGTCACCAGTGCCGATTACAAAGCCAATGATATTATTACCCAACGGTTAGAAGAAGCTACCCCGGACATTCCTATTTTGTCCGAAGAAAACATGCATGCCAGCCTGGCTGAACGAAAACAGTGGTCGCGATACTGGCTGATTGACCCCATTGACGGGACCCAGGAATTTATCGCGCGCAGCGGTGATTTCGCCATTAATATCGCTTTGATTGAAAACAATGAACCGATTATCGGTGTGATCTACTGGCCGCCGGGCCAGACCCTGTATTTTGCCAGCAAAGATCAGGGCGCGTTTAAAGCCTCGCCGGAAAAGGAATGTCAGATACGGGTTCGTGAGCTTGATGATCCAGGCAGCAGCGTGGTGAAAATTGCCATTAGCCGGCGCCAGTCGCGGGACAAAATTTTATCAAAGCTGACCCGGGAGCGGACCTATCAAACCTTGCCGCTGGGCAGCTGCTCCCTGAAATCCTGTTTTATTGCCGAGGGTAAAGCCGATGTATTTATGCGCATTGGTATTACCGGCGAATGGGACACCGGCGCCTCACAATGTATCATAGAAGAAGCGGGCGGCCGTATTTTAGCGGCGAATTTTGAGCCACTAACTTACAATCAGCGCCATTCTCTGGAGAACCCGGACTTTGTGGTGATGGGGGACCAGCGGGTACCCTGGCAGGAAATTGTACAATATACAAAGGAGAAATAA
- a CDS encoding YceI family protein — MLKSLMVAVGTLSALPALAAWQLDSNDSQLHFLSTKNAQVTEIHEFKQLEGSVDDSGALKIQVDLASVATGIDIRDTRMQTKLFNTSEYTSATFSGTLPETVLTMAAGTSAIKTIEGAIDLQGKNVATTFTVMINRLTDTTFTVATVKPTLLAAGDFGLTEGVKTLQSIAGLESITMTVPVTFAATFTQQ; from the coding sequence ATGCTAAAATCCTTGATGGTGGCCGTGGGCACCCTGAGCGCCTTACCCGCTTTGGCTGCCTGGCAGCTCGACAGCAATGACTCGCAACTGCATTTTTTATCCACCAAAAATGCTCAGGTAACCGAAATACACGAGTTTAAACAGCTTGAAGGGTCGGTTGATGACTCTGGCGCGCTGAAAATTCAGGTCGATTTGGCTTCCGTGGCGACCGGCATCGACATTCGCGATACCCGTATGCAAACAAAGTTGTTTAATACCAGCGAGTATACCAGCGCCACCTTTAGTGGCACCTTACCTGAAACGGTTTTAACCATGGCTGCCGGTACCAGTGCCATCAAAACCATTGAAGGCGCCATTGATTTGCAAGGCAAAAATGTAGCCACGACCTTTACGGTCATGATTAATCGTTTGACTGACACCACCTTCACGGTGGCCACGGTAAAACCCACGCTGTTGGCCGCGGGCGACTTTGGACTGACCGAAGGTGTTAAAACATTACAGTCCATCGCCGGGCTTGAAAGCATTACCATGACGGTACCGGTGACCTTTGCCGCGACCTTTACTCAGCAATAA
- the mdoH gene encoding glucans biosynthesis glucosyltransferase MdoH yields MSTSRKTKPGQFRVRGRGWRIGFMTLLTLPTAALAMWALFEIFRPNQLTWLELGQLALSLPLFVWLSMSFWTAVMGFGLKLFHIDPLTLGRAQPSPAADKPLAHRHAIIMPVYNEDTARIMVGFEACVRELLETDEAQQFDFYMLSDTRDPHKAEAELKAWQRLCERLPAHQQQLFYRRREKNIGRKVGNITEFCERWGSYYEAMIVLDADSVMSATRMLDLARRIEMNPDTALIQTIPMPVRQHSFFGRFVQFAAHLYSPMLATGLSFWQTDSANYWGHNAIIRIAPFMQHCGLPRVPGRAPFGGDILSHDFVEAALLKRAGWQCFLLTDTDGSYEEVPANMIDYAIRDRRWVQGNIQHLGLLGVKQLKLTNRLHFLFGAFAYISSIVLFGVLGLGTARALVRALTPPDFFLSPYQLFPTWQIAKESIMLATLWGTIALLFMPKLLGIVLALIQRRKHFGGVLRLLKGSLVEVFMAILIAPIMMFYHSFFVLSVLIGHKVRWEAQEREGRMVPWRDALTYTRWMTLLALAWGGLTAWFTPVLFLWLLPVLTGMFIGAAVIRYSSSDGLGLWSERHGVFVIKEELSPDGCLQRVAADLPGFSLPDQPAREPALPADRRQSMPLQNLNAAPQPMRAPETSRQA; encoded by the coding sequence ATGTCTACCAGCCGAAAAACTAAACCAGGCCAGTTCCGGGTACGCGGCCGGGGCTGGCGTATCGGGTTTATGACCTTGCTGACCCTGCCCACAGCCGCTTTGGCAATGTGGGCTCTGTTCGAGATATTTCGACCCAACCAGCTGACCTGGCTGGAACTGGGTCAGTTAGCCTTGTCACTGCCTTTGTTTGTGTGGCTATCGATGTCGTTCTGGACCGCGGTAATGGGGTTTGGGTTGAAGCTGTTCCATATTGACCCTCTGACACTGGGTCGTGCGCAGCCGTCACCGGCGGCTGACAAACCCCTGGCACATCGGCACGCGATAATAATGCCGGTCTACAATGAAGATACCGCGCGTATCATGGTGGGGTTTGAAGCCTGTGTCAGAGAGTTATTAGAGACTGACGAGGCGCAGCAGTTTGATTTTTACATGCTCTCAGATACTCGCGACCCGCACAAAGCCGAAGCCGAATTAAAAGCCTGGCAGCGGCTGTGCGAGCGGTTACCAGCGCATCAGCAGCAGTTATTTTATCGGCGCCGTGAAAAGAATATCGGACGCAAAGTTGGCAATATTACCGAGTTTTGTGAGCGCTGGGGCAGTTATTACGAAGCCATGATAGTGCTGGATGCCGACAGTGTGATGTCGGCCACCCGTATGCTGGATTTAGCCCGTCGAATCGAAATGAATCCTGACACCGCGCTGATTCAGACGATTCCCATGCCGGTACGCCAGCATTCATTTTTTGGCCGGTTTGTGCAGTTTGCCGCGCATTTGTACAGCCCCATGCTGGCCACCGGTCTGTCCTTCTGGCAGACCGACAGCGCCAACTATTGGGGGCACAACGCAATTATTCGTATTGCGCCGTTTATGCAGCATTGCGGCCTGCCCCGGGTACCCGGTCGCGCGCCGTTTGGCGGTGACATCCTCAGTCACGATTTTGTCGAAGCGGCGTTATTAAAACGGGCCGGCTGGCAGTGTTTTTTGCTGACCGACACCGATGGCAGTTATGAAGAAGTTCCGGCCAATATGATTGATTATGCAATTCGTGATCGCCGCTGGGTGCAGGGCAATATCCAGCATTTAGGATTGCTTGGGGTAAAGCAGCTAAAGCTGACTAATCGTCTGCATTTTTTATTTGGTGCCTTTGCGTATATTTCGTCTATTGTGCTGTTTGGCGTATTGGGGCTGGGCACCGCCAGAGCGCTGGTGCGCGCGCTTACGCCGCCGGATTTTTTTCTCTCGCCGTACCAGCTTTTTCCCACCTGGCAAATTGCCAAAGAAAGCATCATGCTGGCGACCCTGTGGGGGACCATTGCGCTGTTGTTTATGCCTAAATTGCTGGGCATAGTACTGGCGCTTATCCAGCGGCGAAAACACTTTGGCGGGGTGCTGCGGCTGCTCAAAGGCAGCCTGGTGGAAGTGTTTATGGCCATCTTAATTGCCCCCATTATGATGTTTTACCATAGCTTCTTTGTGCTGAGCGTCTTGATTGGCCATAAGGTGCGTTGGGAAGCCCAGGAGCGTGAAGGCCGCATGGTGCCGTGGCGGGATGCGCTGACCTATACCCGCTGGATGACCCTGCTGGCGCTGGCCTGGGGCGGTCTGACCGCCTGGTTTACCCCGGTTTTGTTCTTATGGCTACTGCCGGTGCTCACCGGCATGTTCATCGGAGCGGCAGTGATTCGTTATAGTAGCAGTGATGGACTGGGATTATGGAGTGAGCGCCACGGGGTGTTTGTGATTAAAGAGGAGCTGTCGCCTGATGGTTGCCTGCAACGGGTCGCTGCTGATTTGCCCGGGTTTTCACTACCTGACCAGCCAGCACGGGAACCGGCTTTACCTGCTGATCGCCGGCAATCTATGCCATTACAAAATCTGAATGCGGCGCCCCAGCCGATGCGGGCACCTGAAACTTCCCGACAGGCATAA
- a CDS encoding glucan biosynthesis protein, whose protein sequence is MLALWVCGMGPVAAQNEEALKLPTNRPILMSVIEQAKASAAKDYQPDDHGLDEKLKNMDYQPYRSIRFEADKALWHGKNDYEVQFFHPGFLYDQPVTINVVEYDNSQHQLDFDPAMFRYEQQAKQYKGLTDKDSGFAGFRVHYPIKSDEYKDEFAVFQGASYFRLVGKNQVYGISARGLAIDTGLPKGEEFPSFTHFWLIKPRPGQPITVYARLESPSVTGAYKFVLEPGKDTRAQVSAWLFARQDIKKLGIAPFTSMFLYGENTEQRPDDYRPEVHDSDGVLMINHDGEQIWRPLTNPARLQITSLADARPRGFGMLQRDGNFDSYLDAEANYHLRPGLWVTPKAGFEQGRLEVVEIPTDAEIHDNIVAYWVPEKPLKEGQSRYFSYSLRTVEQEPMHYDKAVVTRTRQGVSHLPGFESSEEQTVRRFVVDFTLPSGFNLAVDDLNLILDVNGGSVKQARLLKVNNNKAIRATFLLLPDTNKPVDMRLFLNHNKQKISEVWNYVYQPKN, encoded by the coding sequence ATGTTAGCGCTATGGGTCTGCGGGATGGGACCCGTCGCCGCCCAGAACGAGGAGGCGCTTAAACTGCCAACCAACCGACCGATCCTGATGTCAGTTATTGAACAGGCGAAAGCCTCGGCAGCTAAAGACTATCAGCCAGATGATCACGGACTGGATGAAAAGCTGAAAAATATGGATTACCAACCCTACCGCTCCATTCGTTTTGAGGCGGACAAAGCCTTGTGGCATGGCAAAAATGATTATGAGGTTCAGTTTTTCCATCCGGGTTTTTTGTATGACCAGCCGGTCACTATTAATGTCGTAGAGTATGATAATAGTCAGCATCAGCTTGATTTTGACCCTGCTATGTTCCGGTACGAACAACAGGCAAAACAATACAAAGGGCTGACCGATAAAGACAGTGGCTTTGCTGGCTTTCGGGTGCATTACCCTATTAAAAGCGATGAATATAAAGATGAGTTTGCGGTTTTCCAGGGCGCTTCTTATTTCAGGCTGGTAGGGAAAAATCAGGTCTATGGTATCTCTGCTCGTGGGCTGGCCATCGATACCGGTTTGCCCAAAGGCGAAGAATTTCCCAGCTTCACCCATTTCTGGCTCATCAAACCTCGCCCCGGACAACCCATCACGGTCTATGCACGCCTTGAAAGTCCTTCTGTAACCGGTGCCTATAAATTTGTGCTGGAGCCTGGCAAAGACACCCGCGCCCAGGTGAGTGCCTGGTTATTTGCTCGTCAGGATATTAAGAAGCTGGGGATTGCGCCCTTTACCAGTATGTTTTTGTATGGCGAGAATACCGAGCAGCGGCCGGATGATTACCGCCCAGAGGTGCATGACAGCGATGGGGTGTTGATGATCAACCATGACGGTGAGCAAATCTGGCGACCGCTGACGAACCCCGCCCGCCTGCAAATTACCTCGCTGGCAGATGCCCGGCCCAGAGGCTTTGGTATGTTGCAACGTGACGGTAACTTTGACAGCTATCTGGATGCCGAAGCCAACTATCATTTGCGGCCCGGGCTCTGGGTTACCCCCAAGGCCGGCTTCGAACAAGGCCGGTTAGAGGTGGTGGAAATTCCCACTGATGCCGAAATCCATGACAATATTGTGGCCTACTGGGTGCCGGAAAAGCCGCTTAAAGAAGGGCAAAGCCGTTACTTTTCCTATTCGCTTCGCACTGTAGAACAAGAGCCGATGCACTATGATAAAGCCGTGGTCACCCGTACCCGGCAGGGGGTCAGTCATCTGCCCGGTTTTGAATCTTCTGAAGAGCAAACCGTACGGCGGTTTGTAGTCGATTTCACGCTGCCCAGTGGCTTTAATCTGGCAGTGGACGATCTTAATCTTATTCTGGATGTAAATGGGGGCTCGGTAAAGCAGGCCCGCTTATTGAAAGTCAATAATAACAAGGCTATACGAGCCACATTTTTGCTGTTGCCCGACACCAACAAGCCAGTGGATATGCGTTTGTTTTTAAATCATAACAAACAGAAGATCAGTGAGGTCTGGAATTATGTCTACCAGCCGAAAAACTAA
- a CDS encoding outer membrane beta-barrel protein, which translates to MRKSILLSSALIAGSMSFSALADSPDWRYVEGGYTILDTDATEFDGASVNAKYLLQNNVYLNGEYSNVTDNGFDINMATAGVGYRMPLNGNTDAYVGANFERIDTDAHDENGYSVNTGVRSMVAQDVELMGEIGYYDVDDGDVTVKVGANYYFAPRWAAGVSYEKIDSVDMTQVTARYTF; encoded by the coding sequence ATGCGCAAATCAATTTTGCTTTCTTCGGCACTTATCGCGGGCTCTATGTCTTTTTCTGCCCTGGCCGACTCACCAGACTGGCGCTATGTTGAAGGTGGCTATACCATTCTGGATACGGATGCGACCGAATTTGACGGTGCCAGCGTAAACGCTAAATACTTGCTGCAAAATAATGTTTATCTGAACGGTGAATACAGCAATGTCACTGATAATGGCTTTGATATTAATATGGCGACCGCCGGTGTGGGTTACCGTATGCCGTTAAATGGCAACACTGATGCCTATGTCGGCGCCAACTTCGAACGCATTGATACCGATGCGCACGATGAAAATGGGTATAGCGTCAATACCGGTGTGCGTTCTATGGTTGCTCAGGATGTCGAGCTGATGGGTGAAATCGGCTACTACGATGTGGATGATGGCGATGTCACCGTGAAAGTCGGCGCCAATTATTATTTTGCGCCACGCTGGGCGGCCGGTGTGAGCTACGAAAAAATCGATAGTGTCGATATGACTCAGGTCACCGCACGTTACACCTTCTAA
- a CDS encoding septal ring lytic transglycosylase RlpA family protein: protein MLPAFLLPMTFITILRLPALLAMLVVGGCSTYNSASSASTASSSPSAVTVPANAEQGQASYYAHYFEGRTTASGERFDHCELTAAHRTYAFGTRVRVTHAHNGNSVVVRINDRGPFVSGRIIDLSSAAFSQLSPLGAGVIPVTLMPLDN, encoded by the coding sequence ATGCTACCGGCCTTTTTATTGCCAATGACCTTCATTACCATCTTACGGTTACCCGCCCTTCTTGCTATGCTGGTGGTCGGCGGCTGCAGCACCTATAACTCTGCGTCCTCCGCGTCCACAGCCTCTTCATCACCCTCTGCTGTCACTGTTCCGGCTAACGCTGAGCAGGGTCAGGCCAGTTATTATGCGCATTATTTTGAAGGCAGAACCACCGCCAGTGGTGAACGGTTTGACCACTGCGAACTCACCGCCGCCCACCGAACCTATGCTTTTGGCACCCGGGTCCGGGTTACCCATGCGCACAATGGCAACAGTGTGGTGGTGCGTATTAATGACCGTGGACCGTTTGTGTCGGGCCGGATAATTGATTTATCCAGCGCCGCTTTTTCACAGTTAAGTCCCCTTGGCGCGGGCGTTATCCCGGTCACCCTTATGCCATTGGATAATTAA
- a CDS encoding YheU family protein — MLIPIDELSAETLHSIAESFVLREGTDYGEVEASFDEKVAQVLAQLKAGDVVLVYSELHETVDIRSKDALPLPDDEDA; from the coding sequence ATGCTGATTCCCATTGATGAACTGTCGGCAGAAACGCTGCACAGTATTGCAGAATCATTTGTTCTTCGTGAAGGTACCGATTACGGCGAAGTGGAAGCCAGTTTTGACGAAAAAGTGGCGCAGGTGCTGGCGCAGTTAAAGGCAGGCGACGTGGTATTGGTTTACTCTGAACTGCATGAAACTGTAGATATTCGCTCTAAAGATGCCCTGCCGTTACCCGATGATGAAGACGCGTAA
- a CDS encoding TIGR02444 family protein: protein MTQNNNLTATDFWRYSTGVYRAPQAEALCLRLQDTAGVNVNMLLMLCWCLDHQKIVVLKQWQILKAAIAHSEEGLQKHRLHRKAAKAPSHPDHDNYGRLKEQELALESEQQAELVSAYNNMTVEESDITGINVSIVAFIHAYQLRNNEAAIDDIRALLKLALSE from the coding sequence ATGACACAGAATAATAATCTGACCGCCACCGATTTTTGGCGTTATTCCACCGGCGTTTATCGGGCGCCGCAGGCAGAAGCATTATGCCTGCGGCTGCAAGACACCGCGGGGGTCAATGTCAATATGCTATTAATGTTGTGCTGGTGCCTGGACCATCAGAAAATTGTGGTGTTAAAACAATGGCAGATTCTAAAAGCCGCCATTGCCCACAGTGAAGAGGGCTTGCAAAAGCACCGGTTGCATCGTAAGGCGGCTAAGGCCCCGTCGCATCCGGACCACGACAATTATGGCCGCTTAAAAGAACAGGAACTGGCGCTGGAGTCTGAACAACAGGCTGAACTGGTAAGCGCCTACAATAATATGACGGTGGAAGAGTCTGACATAACAGGAATTAATGTCAGTATCGTGGCATTTATTCATGCCTATCAACTGCGCAACAACGAAGCGGCCATCGATGATATTCGTGCTTTGCTTAAACTGGCATTGTCAGAATAG
- a CDS encoding ATP-binding cassette domain-containing protein, protein MIKLSDVTLMRGSKVLLEQANAQIFPGHKAALIGSNGCGKSSLFALLRHELSLDAGSCDVPAHWRVVSVAQETPATERAAIDYVIDGDQHLRTLQAQLAQAESDHDGVAIAALHGQLEQAGAYDVQARAATILAGLGFASEQLQAPVTAFSGGWRMRLNLAQALLCPSDLLLLDEPTNHLDLDAVIWLEKWLQRYSGTLLLISHDKAFIDTTVGQIISVEHKQLVAYTGNYSSFEVQRAERARLQDIEYSKQQDKIAHLESFINRFKAKASKAKQAQSRIKQLEKMETLLPAHAASQFSFAFAPPTDLPNPLIAMEHVQLGYDETIILQQVKLNLVPGSRIGLLGRNGQGKSTLIKLLAGVLDPMRGDFSIAQGLKVGYFAQHQLEYLDPQASPLLHLQRLDSRATEQQLRNFLGGFGFNGDEALSTVAPMSGGEKARLVLALIVYQKPNLLLLDEPTNHLDLEMRYALNVALQGFEGAMVLVSHDRYLLSSVCEDFYLVDRGEVSSFDGDLDDYRDWILTQQNTETPVSDKPKEDRKATKRKEAEFRQAVAPYKKALKLHEKKMETCSEALLEVEEALGDSSLYDDDNKKTLMQLLDKQTQLKQALEEHEMAWLDAQEAIETARQDYDTE, encoded by the coding sequence ATGATAAAGCTTTCTGATGTCACATTGATGCGAGGCAGCAAGGTTTTGCTTGAGCAAGCCAATGCCCAGATATTTCCCGGCCACAAAGCGGCGTTGATCGGCAGTAATGGCTGTGGAAAATCCAGCCTGTTTGCCTTATTACGTCATGAGCTGAGTCTGGATGCGGGCTCGTGCGATGTGCCTGCCCACTGGCGGGTGGTGAGTGTGGCTCAGGAAACGCCGGCGACAGAGCGGGCGGCCATCGACTATGTTATCGATGGCGACCAGCACCTACGCACACTACAGGCTCAGCTGGCCCAGGCCGAAAGTGACCACGACGGCGTGGCCATTGCCGCGTTGCATGGTCAGCTTGAACAAGCCGGCGCCTACGATGTTCAGGCCCGTGCCGCTACGATCCTGGCTGGACTGGGGTTTGCTAGCGAGCAATTACAAGCCCCGGTGACCGCTTTTTCCGGTGGATGGCGCATGCGCCTGAACCTGGCCCAGGCACTGTTGTGCCCCTCTGATTTGTTGTTACTGGATGAGCCCACTAACCACCTTGATTTAGATGCGGTTATCTGGCTGGAAAAATGGCTGCAGCGATACAGCGGCACCTTGCTGTTAATTTCCCACGACAAAGCGTTTATCGATACCACGGTGGGCCAGATCATCAGTGTTGAACATAAGCAGCTGGTGGCCTACACCGGTAACTACTCTTCATTTGAAGTGCAACGCGCTGAACGCGCCCGGTTGCAGGATATTGAATACAGTAAGCAGCAAGACAAAATCGCGCATCTAGAGTCGTTTATAAACCGCTTTAAAGCCAAGGCCAGTAAGGCCAAACAAGCCCAGAGCAGAATCAAACAACTGGAAAAAATGGAAACCCTGTTACCCGCGCACGCGGCCAGTCAGTTCAGTTTTGCTTTTGCCCCACCCACCGATCTGCCTAATCCATTGATTGCGATGGAACATGTGCAGCTTGGGTACGATGAAACCATTATTTTGCAGCAGGTGAAGCTGAACCTGGTACCCGGCAGCCGTATTGGTCTGCTGGGGCGAAATGGCCAGGGCAAGTCAACGCTGATCAAGTTGCTGGCAGGGGTACTTGACCCTATGCGCGGCGATTTCTCTATCGCCCAGGGGCTGAAGGTGGGATATTTTGCCCAGCATCAGCTGGAATATCTTGATCCTCAGGCGTCGCCGTTGTTGCATTTACAGCGCCTGGATAGCCGTGCCACCGAACAGCAGCTACGTAACTTTTTAGGGGGATTTGGTTTTAACGGTGATGAAGCGCTGAGTACCGTAGCCCCCATGTCCGGCGGTGAAAAAGCCCGCCTGGTGCTGGCGTTGATTGTGTATCAAAAGCCCAATTTATTGCTACTGGATGAGCCCACTAACCATCTTGATCTGGAGATGCGCTACGCCCTGAATGTGGCCTTACAAGGCTTTGAAGGGGCCATGGTGCTGGTCTCGCACGATCGCTATTTGCTGTCCTCTGTGTGTGAGGACTTTTATCTGGTGGACCGCGGTGAAGTGTCTTCTTTCGATGGCGACCTGGATGATTATCGCGACTGGATTTTAACCCAGCAAAACACCGAGACCCCGGTCAGCGACAAACCTAAAGAAGATCGCAAAGCCACCAAACGCAAAGAAGCCGAGTTCAGGCAAGCGGTGGCGCCCTATAAAAAAGCGCTTAAGCTGCATGAGAAAAAAATGGAAACCTGTTCTGAAGCGCTGCTTGAGGTTGAAGAGGCGCTAGGTGACAGCAGCTTGTATGACGACGACAACAAAAAGACGCTGATGCAATTGCTCGACAAACAAACGCAGTTGAAGCAAGCTTTGGAAGAACATGAAATGGCCTGGCTGGATGCTCAGGAGGCCATTGAAACCGCAAGGCAGGACTATGACACAGAATAA
- a CDS encoding YheV family putative zinc ribbon protein — MTNRNRRRFIAGATCPNCKALDTIMLYFENNMEKIKCVECDYQENQTDEKVQSSTRENEDVIGIFKPG; from the coding sequence ATGACCAATCGAAATCGCCGCCGCTTTATTGCCGGGGCCACCTGCCCTAACTGCAAAGCGCTGGACACCATCATGTTGTATTTTGAAAACAACATGGAAAAAATAAAATGTGTGGAATGCGATTATCAGGAAAATCAGACCGATGAAAAAGTACAGTCTTCGACCCGTGAAAACGAAGATGTGATTGGTATTTTCAAACCCGGTTAA